Proteins encoded together in one Mastomys coucha isolate ucsf_1 unplaced genomic scaffold, UCSF_Mcou_1 pScaffold16, whole genome shotgun sequence window:
- the Tmem167b gene encoding protein kish-B, which yields MTNVYSLDGILVFGLLFVCTCAYFKKVPRLKTWLLSEKKGVWGVFYKAAVIGTRLHAAVAIACIVMAFYVLFIK from the exons TGTACTCCTTGGATGGGATTCTAGTGTTTGGTTTGCTCTTTGTTTGCACCTGTGCCTACTTCAAGAAAGTTCCTCGTCTCAAAACCTGGCTGctttcagagaagaagggagtTTGGGGTGTATTTTACAAAG CTGCTGTGATTGGAACCCGGCTGCATGCTGCTGTTGCAATTGCCTGCATCGTAATGGCCTTTTACGTCCTGTTTATCAAATGA